From one Paenibacillus sp. FSL K6-1330 genomic stretch:
- a CDS encoding carbohydrate ABC transporter permease, translating to MRNSKTTQILSYAVIGMLLILYVVPLLLVFNVSLKSFNEYLLNPIGIVQNMEWGNYTQAWSEGNFAGYFANSLIYTVSATVLTIIVSLFAAFPVARGYVMWSGFIYMFFLLSQFLPNPMVAQYKLMLSFKESVSFFGYDTKLGYILLKTTGTGVVFMMFVGYIKSISRDLDEAAGMDGSGYIRYLFQIILPLMKPVIATGVILTAIGIWNDFVGPIMYLPSPSNYPITFGLKEFRGQYGNNWPLLACGITIVAAPLIILYTFIQKYLVDGALAGAVKS from the coding sequence ATGCGAAATTCCAAAACCACGCAAATTCTTTCTTACGCCGTCATCGGTATGCTGCTGATTCTGTATGTCGTTCCGCTTCTGCTCGTATTCAACGTATCACTCAAATCCTTCAATGAGTATCTGCTCAATCCGATCGGGATCGTCCAGAACATGGAATGGGGTAATTATACACAGGCATGGTCTGAGGGCAATTTCGCCGGTTATTTCGCGAACAGCTTAATTTATACGGTATCTGCGACGGTACTGACCATCATCGTGTCGTTGTTTGCGGCCTTTCCGGTCGCGCGCGGATATGTGATGTGGAGCGGCTTCATTTATATGTTCTTTTTGTTGTCCCAGTTTCTTCCGAATCCGATGGTTGCCCAGTATAAACTCATGCTGTCCTTCAAGGAGAGTGTTTCGTTCTTCGGGTATGATACCAAGCTTGGTTATATCTTGCTGAAAACGACGGGAACGGGCGTTGTGTTCATGATGTTTGTCGGCTACATCAAGTCGATTAGCCGCGATCTGGATGAGGCCGCGGGGATGGATGGTTCCGGTTATATCCGTTACCTGTTCCAGATCATTCTGCCACTGATGAAGCCGGTTATCGCAACTGGCGTCATTCTGACTGCGATTGGAATCTGGAATGATTTTGTCGGTCCGATCATGTATCTCCCGAGTCCGTCCAACTATCCTATTACGTTTGGCCTAAAGGAATTCAGGGGGCAATACGGGAATAACTGGCCGCTGCTTGCATGCGGAATTACGATCGTAGCGGCGCCATTGATCATTCTGTACACGTTCATACAGAAATATCTGGTGGACGGGGCGCTGGCCGGAGCCGTCAAATCCTAA
- a CDS encoding sugar ABC transporter permease — protein sequence MYPFGKGFNRFIPLLLLLIPMALYIVFYFGPSILTVIYSFTDVKNLPGSTYQFVGLDNYKELFFSGNSGERWRSIINTLIFMFVVTIVQNGVALFIAVIINQRLKGDYFYRAVFFLPVVLGVAVVALIWGMMFDPLNGPVNRLYDALFGYQDMFFGSFTHAFGYIIFVQIWMYMGYSMLIFLAGLQSVPKDLYEAGHIDGTSKWQSFRHITFPLIAPSFTVNMLLSIIGAMSTFDIILATTDGRFNTRTMAYDVYKETFRGSLEMGLPSALSVVQFLIILLFVVVAVRQTRKREVEY from the coding sequence ATGTATCCATTTGGAAAAGGATTTAACCGATTCATACCCTTATTGCTGCTGCTGATACCGATGGCGCTTTACATCGTGTTTTATTTTGGACCATCGATCCTGACAGTCATCTATTCCTTTACCGATGTCAAGAACCTCCCAGGCAGCACGTACCAATTTGTCGGGCTTGATAATTATAAGGAATTATTCTTCTCGGGGAACTCAGGGGAGCGGTGGCGTTCCATCATAAACACCCTGATCTTTATGTTCGTTGTTACGATCGTGCAGAACGGGGTCGCTCTGTTTATCGCCGTCATCATTAACCAGCGCCTAAAAGGCGATTATTTCTATCGCGCGGTATTCTTCTTGCCGGTTGTACTGGGCGTAGCTGTCGTTGCTCTGATCTGGGGGATGATGTTCGATCCGTTAAACGGACCGGTCAACCGCCTTTACGACGCTCTCTTCGGCTATCAGGACATGTTCTTTGGGAGTTTCACTCACGCATTTGGCTATATTATTTTCGTCCAGATTTGGATGTACATGGGCTATTCCATGCTGATCTTTCTGGCTGGACTCCAATCGGTCCCTAAAGATTTATACGAGGCGGGTCATATTGACGGCACCAGCAAGTGGCAATCTTTCCGTCATATTACCTTCCCCCTGATCGCACCATCCTTCACGGTGAATATGCTGTTATCCATCATTGGCGCAATGTCTACCTTTGATATCATTTTGGCGACAACGGACGGTCGCTTCAATACAAGGACGATGGCTTACGACGTGTACAAAGAGACGTTCCGGGGAAGTTTGGAAATGGGCCTTCCTTCGGCGCTGTCTGTTGTGCAGTTCCTGATTATTCTCCTCTTTGTTGTGGTGGCTGTCAGACAGACGCGTAAGAGAGAGGTGGAGTATTGA
- a CDS encoding extracellular solute-binding protein, protein MIKKLSAILLAGALTFSLAACGSSDSADKGTPSKGDKKVIKILHWKQDNINKAVEEINKKFEEKYPEYTIEYTTTGPDDEYKQAQRARITANDVDVLADLSGMRLSPQEWTPGAKVPDWQQWIDTGLIADLSDQAFIKNYNANDIEKAGTYNDKVYAIPTGKVAMSGLFYNKEIFEQNGLSVPKTWSEFIKLNDDLKAKGITPIVVAGKDVWPLKLPVFALQAKILGGGDQQKWIEGVWKGETAYNDEEAIEVLEKMKTLQDNYMIDGFMGIDYATAPSYFATGKAAMLADGSWDAPTVAAANPELKFGYFPLPATEDAAKNASFVGKYDVTWYATEKGPNKEGALKWLEFFSEPENYTTFVKAAGFIPTQDNIQTESDFIDNELTPYLGEFELAYEIMMINRQNIGEHLAAEGVHTEFLAPGGPYKTAKELADIQQKEWEAAAPK, encoded by the coding sequence ATGATTAAGAAATTATCAGCAATACTTTTGGCGGGTGCTCTGACTTTCTCGCTAGCGGCTTGCGGAAGCAGTGATTCAGCCGATAAAGGTACACCTTCGAAAGGTGATAAAAAGGTCATCAAAATTTTACACTGGAAACAAGATAACATCAATAAAGCGGTTGAAGAGATCAACAAGAAATTTGAAGAGAAGTATCCTGAGTATACGATAGAGTATACCACTACGGGTCCGGATGACGAATACAAGCAGGCTCAGAGAGCAAGAATCACCGCTAATGACGTCGACGTTTTGGCTGATTTATCGGGAATGAGACTTTCCCCGCAGGAATGGACACCGGGTGCGAAAGTACCTGATTGGCAGCAGTGGATTGATACGGGATTGATCGCGGATTTATCCGACCAAGCCTTCATTAAGAATTATAATGCTAACGATATTGAAAAAGCCGGAACTTATAACGATAAAGTGTATGCGATTCCAACGGGCAAGGTTGCGATGTCCGGTCTGTTCTACAATAAGGAAATCTTTGAACAGAATGGATTGAGTGTTCCGAAAACGTGGTCGGAGTTCATCAAGCTGAATGATGATCTGAAAGCCAAGGGCATTACCCCGATTGTTGTTGCAGGTAAAGACGTATGGCCTTTGAAACTCCCTGTATTCGCCCTGCAAGCCAAAATTCTTGGCGGCGGAGACCAGCAGAAATGGATTGAAGGCGTTTGGAAAGGCGAAACGGCTTATAACGATGAAGAAGCAATCGAAGTATTGGAAAAAATGAAGACGCTTCAAGACAATTACATGATTGACGGATTCATGGGGATTGATTATGCAACAGCGCCTTCCTATTTTGCAACAGGAAAAGCAGCCATGCTGGCTGATGGCTCTTGGGATGCTCCAACCGTCGCAGCAGCAAATCCGGAGCTGAAATTCGGTTACTTCCCGCTTCCGGCTACGGAAGATGCAGCCAAGAATGCCTCTTTTGTCGGCAAGTATGACGTAACCTGGTATGCAACCGAGAAGGGACCGAATAAAGAAGGAGCCCTAAAATGGCTTGAATTCTTCTCCGAGCCGGAAAATTACACAACATTCGTGAAAGCTGCCGGTTTCATCCCGACACAGGATAACATTCAGACGGAAAGCGACTTTATTGACAATGAACTGACCCCATATCTCGGAGAGTTCGAATTGGCGTACGAAATCATGATGATTAACCGTCAAAATATTGGCGAGCATTTGGCTGCAGAAGGCGTTCATACGGAATTCCTGGCACCGGGCGGTCCATACAAAACAGCAAAAGAGCTGGCTGATATTCAACAAAAAGAATGGGAAGCTGCTGCTCCGAAATAA
- a CDS encoding LacI family DNA-binding transcriptional regulator, producing the protein MALNIKTIAKMAGVSVSTVSKIINNYSDVSEETKARVLEIMKETGYTPSNSAKTLATKKSNLIGIIFAGKLNVDFTHPFFVEVLNSFKKQMGVLGYDLLFFSNEKFQGDDADYLGRCRHYQVDGCVIISGEEIEPSIKELDESDIPCIGVDIELFGEMSGHIMSDNYKMSSKVVEHFYLQGFRDLGFIGGSKESEISNKREAGYRNAMDSFGLPARAEWFQSGEDFHEASGYKAMTRLIQAGSLPRAIFAASDQIAIGAIQALQEHSLKVPDDVSIIGCDDIEACKYTTPKLTTIRQNKEKIGRLAALMLYDLIHKQSPISSFVVEPELIVRESCGSNTHHYGYFKE; encoded by the coding sequence ATGGCGTTAAACATCAAAACAATCGCTAAAATGGCCGGGGTATCCGTATCCACCGTCTCCAAGATTATCAACAACTACAGTGATGTATCCGAAGAGACCAAAGCACGCGTGTTGGAAATTATGAAAGAAACGGGATACACCCCTTCCAATTCTGCGAAAACATTAGCAACCAAGAAATCGAATTTGATCGGCATCATATTTGCGGGAAAGCTGAATGTCGATTTTACTCATCCTTTTTTTGTTGAAGTTCTCAATTCCTTTAAGAAGCAAATGGGGGTTCTCGGTTACGATCTACTGTTTTTTTCGAATGAGAAATTCCAAGGGGATGACGCCGACTACCTCGGCCGATGTCGTCATTATCAGGTGGATGGATGTGTCATTATATCCGGCGAGGAAATCGAGCCCTCGATTAAAGAGCTGGATGAGAGCGATATTCCGTGTATCGGGGTCGATATTGAACTATTCGGCGAAATGTCGGGGCATATCATGTCCGATAATTATAAAATGTCCTCGAAGGTCGTGGAGCATTTCTATCTTCAAGGTTTCAGAGACTTGGGGTTCATCGGAGGCAGCAAGGAGTCTGAAATCTCCAACAAGCGTGAGGCCGGTTATCGTAACGCCATGGATAGCTTCGGACTTCCGGCCCGGGCGGAATGGTTCCAAAGCGGTGAGGATTTTCATGAGGCAAGCGGATACAAAGCCATGACACGGCTGATCCAAGCAGGTTCCCTTCCTCGCGCGATCTTTGCGGCCTCCGACCAGATTGCGATTGGAGCCATCCAAGCGCTTCAGGAACATAGCCTGAAGGTCCCTGACGATGTATCGATCATCGGTTGTGACGATATTGAGGCGTGCAAATATACAACTCCCAAACTAACGACGATTCGGCAAAATAAAGAGAAAATCGGTCGCCTGGCAGCGCTCATGCTCTATGACCTTATCCATAAACAATCACCCATCAGCTCCTTTGTCGTAGAGCCTGAACTCATCGTTCGGGAATCTTGTGGAAGCAACACGCATCACTACGGATACTTTAAAGAGTAA
- the glnA gene encoding type I glutamate--ammonia ligase, producing MSVEKVLQTIKENNIEWVDFRFVDLSGRVHHISLPASEVDEETFVNGVAFDGSSIPGFRGIEESDMVMMPDPDSCYIDPFTAHSTLNIMSNIYTPEGDSYERDPRGIAARAEQYLQEAGIGTAAFFAPESEFFLFDEVRYESSMNSSSYFVDSEEAHWNTNRKEEGGNLGFKVGVKGGYVPVAPVDTQQDIRSEMCRLLDEAGLRVERHHHEVATAGQAEINFRFDTLKKTADNLLIYKYIVHNTARQYGKTATFMPKPLFGDNGSGMHVHQSIFDGDTPLFYEKGAYANLSQTAIHYIGGILYHAPALIALTNPSTNSFKRLVPGYEAPVNLVFSKGNRSAAVRIPVAAVTPKGCRIEFRTPDSTANPYLAFSAMLMAGLDGIKRKIDPTALGYGPFDKNIYELSDAEKKEIRSVPGSLDEALDALQADYEFLTEGGVFTQEFLENFIEFKRAEAKAVNIRVHPHEYSLYYDL from the coding sequence ATGTCGGTAGAGAAAGTATTGCAAACCATTAAAGAGAACAATATTGAGTGGGTCGATTTTCGTTTTGTAGACTTGTCGGGACGGGTTCATCATATTAGCTTGCCGGCTTCAGAAGTAGATGAAGAAACATTCGTGAACGGGGTAGCGTTCGATGGATCTTCTATTCCAGGATTCCGCGGCATTGAAGAATCGGATATGGTTATGATGCCTGATCCGGATTCTTGCTATATCGATCCGTTTACAGCACATTCTACGCTTAACATTATGAGCAACATCTATACACCGGAAGGTGATTCATATGAGCGTGACCCGCGCGGTATCGCAGCTCGTGCCGAGCAATACCTTCAAGAGGCCGGTATCGGAACAGCAGCATTCTTTGCACCGGAATCCGAGTTCTTCCTGTTTGATGAAGTTCGCTATGAAAGCTCCATGAACAGCTCCAGCTATTTCGTAGACTCCGAGGAAGCGCATTGGAATACGAACCGCAAGGAAGAAGGCGGCAACCTTGGTTTCAAAGTTGGCGTTAAGGGCGGATATGTTCCAGTAGCACCTGTGGATACTCAGCAGGATATCCGTAGCGAAATGTGCCGATTGCTTGATGAAGCAGGACTTCGCGTTGAGCGTCACCACCATGAGGTAGCAACTGCCGGCCAAGCGGAAATCAACTTCCGTTTCGATACATTGAAGAAAACAGCTGACAATTTGTTGATCTATAAATATATCGTGCATAACACAGCGCGCCAATATGGCAAAACGGCTACGTTCATGCCGAAGCCATTGTTCGGGGATAACGGAAGCGGCATGCACGTTCACCAGTCCATTTTCGATGGTGACACCCCATTGTTCTATGAAAAAGGCGCTTATGCTAACCTGAGCCAAACAGCGATCCACTACATCGGCGGTATTCTGTACCATGCGCCTGCATTGATCGCTTTGACGAATCCGAGCACCAACTCCTTCAAACGTCTGGTACCAGGCTATGAAGCACCGGTTAACCTCGTATTCTCCAAGGGCAATCGTTCTGCTGCAGTGCGGATTCCGGTTGCAGCCGTAACGCCGAAGGGCTGCCGCATCGAGTTCCGTACACCGGATTCCACGGCGAACCCTTACCTTGCATTCTCCGCCATGCTGATGGCTGGCTTGGACGGTATCAAGCGTAAAATCGATCCTACCGCACTCGGTTATGGACCATTCGATAAAAACATCTATGAATTGTCTGATGCCGAGAAGAAAGAAATTCGCAGCGTACCGGGTTCCCTGGATGAAGCTTTGGATGCACTTCAAGCAGACTATGAGTTCTTGACAGAAGGCGGCGTATTTACGCAAGAATTCCTCGAGAACTTCATCGAGTTCAAGCGTGCCGAAGCCAAAGCGGTTAACATCCGCGTTCATCCGCACGAGTACTCCCTGTACTACGACCTATAA
- the aroF gene encoding 3-deoxy-7-phosphoheptulonate synthase: MIVITSNQISEEQVQHIVSEIEKEGLQAHVSKGADRTVIGLIGSVNPKLAEHLRQMKGVENVVKISKSYKLASRDFHPDDTVIDIKGTKIGGGNLVVMGGPCAVESAQQIDEIAQLVKAAGGQVLRGGAFKPRTGPYSFQGVGVEGLIMMAEAGQKHGLLTITEVMTPEYVDICAEYADILQVGTRNMQNFDLLRKLGTCGKPVLLKRGFSSTYDEFLNAAEYILAGGNPNVMLCERGIRTFETYTRNTLDLSAIPVLQGLSHLPVISDPSHGTGRRELVEPMSKASVAAGADGLIIEMHTDPDNSMTGDGVQSLFPDQFAALLKDLEQLAPLVGKSFATSKAPASEFARV, translated from the coding sequence ATGATCGTTATTACATCCAATCAAATATCAGAGGAACAAGTTCAGCATATCGTAAGCGAGATTGAGAAGGAAGGACTGCAGGCTCACGTATCGAAAGGGGCGGACCGTACCGTAATCGGGCTGATCGGCAGCGTGAACCCGAAGCTTGCGGAGCACCTTCGCCAAATGAAGGGCGTAGAGAATGTGGTTAAAATCTCCAAGTCCTACAAGCTTGCTAGTCGTGATTTTCATCCGGATGATACCGTTATTGATATTAAAGGCACCAAGATTGGCGGCGGCAATCTGGTCGTCATGGGTGGTCCATGCGCCGTGGAATCCGCACAGCAGATTGACGAGATCGCGCAGCTGGTTAAGGCAGCAGGCGGACAGGTGCTTAGAGGTGGCGCTTTTAAGCCACGTACGGGCCCATACAGCTTCCAGGGCGTTGGCGTTGAAGGTTTGATTATGATGGCGGAAGCCGGGCAAAAACATGGCCTGTTGACGATTACGGAGGTTATGACGCCCGAATACGTGGATATTTGCGCGGAGTACGCCGATATTCTGCAAGTGGGTACCCGTAATATGCAAAATTTCGATTTGCTTCGGAAACTGGGTACCTGCGGTAAGCCGGTTTTGTTGAAAAGAGGTTTCAGTTCAACCTATGATGAATTCCTGAATGCAGCGGAGTACATTCTTGCCGGCGGCAATCCGAATGTCATGCTCTGTGAACGTGGAATCCGAACATTCGAAACGTACACCCGGAATACGCTGGATTTATCTGCCATCCCTGTTTTACAAGGTTTGAGCCACCTTCCGGTCATTTCTGATCCGAGCCATGGAACAGGACGACGCGAGCTTGTTGAACCGATGTCCAAGGCATCTGTGGCGGCCGGGGCAGACGGCCTTATTATTGAGATGCACACAGATCCAGATAATTCCATGACAGGCGACGGGGTTCAATCCCTGTTCCCGGATCAATTTGCCGCATTGCTTAAAGACTTGGAGCAGCTGGCCCCACTAGTAGGCAAAAGCTTTGCGACTTCCAAAGCACCTGCTTCTGAATTTGCGCGCGTATAG